The genomic region TCAGGACCATGGAAAGCCCGGTCCATATCGCCGCCTATCGCGAGTTCGGCATCCTGCCCACCCCGATGCCTTTCCCGGAAGTCTTTGCGGCCCTGCAGCAGGGCGTTGTCGACGGGCAGGAAAACCCGCTTTCGGTGATTGAATCGAATAATTTCGATGAGGTTCAGCAGTACCTTTCCATGACGGGGCACGTGTTCTCGCCTTGTGTTTTCCTCATGAACCTCGATCTCTGGAACGGTCTGTCGGAAGAGGATCAGGCCCACTTCGTCGCAGCGGCCCAGGCCGGCGCGGCGGCCAACCGCGAGCGCGTGGATGCCGACGAAGCCACGGCCATCGAATCGATGCGCGCCGATGGCATGGAGATCATCGAGGATCTCGACCGCGAGGCGTTCATGGAAGCTCTGGCCACCGTCAACGCCCAGTTCGAAGAAGAATTCGGCGCCGAGGAAGTTCAGGCCATCCGCGATTGGCAGCCCTGATCGGCACCAGCCTCCGCATTGAAATAGGCGGGCGTCCACGGACGCCCGCATGTGTCCGGCTCACATCTTAAGGACGGTGCTTATGCAACCGGTCGTTTCTGCGTTCCTGGCAATCGACAGGGCGCTCAACAGGATCATCGCGGTGATCGCTGTGCTTGCGCTCGCGACAGCCGCCTGTTTGGGACTGCTTCAGGTGGTTTCACGCTTTGCCCTGAAAATCCCGCTCGAATGGACAGAGGTCACCATTCGCATCGCGCTCGCCTGGATGGTGTTCGTCGGTGCCGCGCTGGTGTTCCGCGCCGGCGCGATGATCGCCGTCGATATGGTGCGGCATATGGTGCCTCAGCGCTTCAAGCGCCTCCATGATGGCTTCATCACTCTGGTTACGCTGGGGTTTCTCGGGTTGCTCGGTTACTGGGGCTACATCTACGCCAATCGAAGCGCCACCCAGACCCTTTTGGGGCTCGATTTCATCTCGGTTTACTGGGCCTACATCTCGATCCCCATCGGATGCCTGTGCTCAGCCATCGCCGTAATCGCCCGATTCATCGAACACGAGCCGGTTTCTGACGAAGAGCAGGAACTCGAGCTGGTCCAGTAAGGTAATTTCGCTATGGCTGTCGTTATGCTCGGAGTGATGCTCCTGGGCTTCATCCTCTCGATTCCAGTGGCGGTTTCGATCGGCGTGGCCAGTGCGGTCGGACTGGTGATCACCAATACCAACCTGCTGATCCTGCCCAAGGAAATCTATACAGCGATCGATAAATTCCCGCTCGCGGCGATCCCGTTCTTCATTCTCGCCGGCACCATCATGGAACGCGGCGGCATTTCCCTGCGGCTGGTCAATTTCGCAAAGTCGCTGGTGGGCGGCATGCAGGGCGGTCTTGCCGCCACTTGTGTTTTGACCTGCATGATGTTCGCCGCGGTCTCGGGCTCATCCATCGCCACAACTTTCGCTATCGGCGCCATCCTGATTCCCGCTCTGGTCCGCGAAGGCTATCCACGGCCCTATGCTGCGGCGCTGCAGGCAAGTTCGGCCGAGTTGGGAATCATCATCCCGCCCTCTATTCCACTCATCCTCTATGGCGTTTCGACCGAAACCTCGATTGGCGAGTTGTTCGTAGGCGGCATCGGGCCGGGCATCTTCGTGGGCGTCATGATGATTATCGCGGTGCTGATCCACGCGCGCATGAACCGCTTCGGCAAGGTGGCCAAGGAAAACCGGCTTCCGGTTCTGCGCGCCGCGCTCGAGGCATTGCCGGCCCTCGCCCTGCCCGTGGTGATCCTGGGCGGAATCTATTCGGGCATCACCACCCCCACGGAAGCTTCCGTGATCGCGGTCTTTGCAGCCCTGATCATCGGCATGTTCATCTACCGCGAGATCGGCATAAAGGACCTCTATCCGATCTTTTACAAATCGGTGGTCTCGACGGTGATGATCATGATCATCATCGCCTGCGCCGGGCTCTTCTCCTATCTCATTACACGAGCCGGCGTTCCCAACGCCATCGGCAACTATCTGAGCACCACGCTCAGCGATCCGATCCTGTTCCTGCTCGCCGTCAATGTCGTGCTGCTCTTGATCGGCATGTTCGTGGAAACCAACTCCTCGATTCTGGTGCTCTCGCCCATTCTGGTTCCAGTCGCTGTGTCCATGGGCATCGATCCGGTTCATTTCGGGCTGATCATGACGGTCAACCTCGCCATCGGCATGGTGACCCCGCCGCTCGGCGTCAACGTTTATGCGGCCTGTACCGTGGGCAATGTGGCGTTCGAGAAGGTCGTGCCTAAGCTGCTGCCGTTCCTGGGGATAATGGTTCTCAACCTACTGGTGGTCACCTATGTGCCGGAGATCACCCTCTTCCTGCGCGATCTGTTCTACAGCCGGTAACAACCGATCGCAGCAGAAGGGGCCTCCCCATCCGGAGGCCCCTTTTTGCTGTCTTGCCCGTAAAAAAGGGAAGCCAGAACAGTGGCTTCCCCTTTGCGTGTTCAGGCTCGCGCCTCAGTTGTCGAGAGGCTGGCCCGTTCCTTCGAGGTCGAGCGGCAGGGAAATAACCACCGGCGCATCGGCCAGGCCGAACCTGGCATTCTCGATGCTCTCGCGGATCACCTCCGACATCGCCTGGCCAGCCCCATTGGGATTGCCGTCGCGGATTTCGGCAAGCACCAGTGCGTGCCGGTTGATCGAGCGCTTGAAGCGCTCGTCATTGTCGATAGGCGCGCTGATGGCAAAGGCGTTGAGAATGCAGGCCTCGATGATCGAGGAAAATGTTTGCATGAACGGATTGCCCGAGGCGATCAGCACCTCCTGGTGAAACACCAGATCGGGCTCGGCATAGGTCTTGCGCGTATGATGCGGCTTATCCATCAGATTGAGCGCATATTGCATGCGCTCGATGTTGAGCGGGGTCCGCCGCAGCGCAGCCTGCGCCGCCGCAGCCGGCTCGAGTGCCTGACGCACTTCGAAGATCTTGCGCAAAAAGCCGTTGTCGACGCCAAGCTCGATGCGCCAGCTCAGAACCTGGGGATCATAGAGGTTCCAGTAGCTCTCATTGAGCACCCGCGTTCCGATCTTGGTTTTGGAGACGAGCAGCCCCTTGGCCGCCAAGGTCTTGATCGCTTCGCGCAGGGCCGTCCGCGACACCGTATACTGGTCGATCAGGTCACCCTCGGGGGGCAGGAGCGAGCCGGGCGGATATTCGCCGCGCAGGATTCGCATCGCAATATCCCGGGTGATCAGCGCGTGCGCCGATTTGATCGGCCCGTGCAGCAATCTGGGCAACACGGCCACGTCCTCGGAATGAATATCCTTATGCATTACCATCATCATTCTCCTCCAATCATGATGCGGCAAGTCGGTGGAACCGGCGGCTCCCCGATTGTCTACTCCCTCGCGGCTAGGACATCTGCCCAGCCCCGTTCCCGGCCTCCTCTCGTTTAAAGCTGATGGTGCAAGCGGCTTATGAGTGCCGCGATCAAGCCGATTGGCCCGCCGATTGCCAGAAACCTGGATCGGTTTTGCATCGTTTGTATGCCGGACGAACACTGTGCCCATCGATACACAGAACGGTCAACTGCTGCCGGATTAATAGTATTAAACCCAACAACGATTTGTCCGACTTTGCGGCGCGACCGGAAATCCTTGCAAAACCGCAATGATCGCTAAATAACTGGCATCTGTTACGGCTGACGCACAGGCTGTGACGAAGCGTCACATGCGCTCGATGGTTCCGGCCACCTCGTCGATAAGCCGTGCTGCTTGGAGAATCTTCTTTTCGTCGAACCCCGGCTTGCCGGCTGCCGCGACCAGAACCTGGCGGAGATTGCCCATCGCGCGCCGCAGTGGCGCCGGATCGGCGCGATCCTTGGCTTCGGCCAAGACGGCGATCCGGGCGAGCGCGGCCTTAAGAGGCTCCTGATTGTCTGCCAGGTGAGCCCGACCCGCCTCGGTAATCGCAAAGCTCTTGCG from Pelagibacterium sp. 26DY04 harbors:
- a CDS encoding TRAP transporter small permease is translated as MQPVVSAFLAIDRALNRIIAVIAVLALATAACLGLLQVVSRFALKIPLEWTEVTIRIALAWMVFVGAALVFRAGAMIAVDMVRHMVPQRFKRLHDGFITLVTLGFLGLLGYWGYIYANRSATQTLLGLDFISVYWAYISIPIGCLCSAIAVIARFIEHEPVSDEEQELELVQ
- a CDS encoding TRAP transporter large permease → MAVVMLGVMLLGFILSIPVAVSIGVASAVGLVITNTNLLILPKEIYTAIDKFPLAAIPFFILAGTIMERGGISLRLVNFAKSLVGGMQGGLAATCVLTCMMFAAVSGSSIATTFAIGAILIPALVREGYPRPYAAALQASSAELGIIIPPSIPLILYGVSTETSIGELFVGGIGPGIFVGVMMIIAVLIHARMNRFGKVAKENRLPVLRAALEALPALALPVVILGGIYSGITTPTEASVIAVFAALIIGMFIYREIGIKDLYPIFYKSVVSTVMIMIIIACAGLFSYLITRAGVPNAIGNYLSTTLSDPILFLLAVNVVLLLIGMFVETNSSILVLSPILVPVAVSMGIDPVHFGLIMTVNLAIGMVTPPLGVNVYAACTVGNVAFEKVVPKLLPFLGIMVLNLLVVTYVPEITLFLRDLFYSR
- a CDS encoding FadR/GntR family transcriptional regulator is translated as MHKDIHSEDVAVLPRLLHGPIKSAHALITRDIAMRILRGEYPPGSLLPPEGDLIDQYTVSRTALREAIKTLAAKGLLVSKTKIGTRVLNESYWNLYDPQVLSWRIELGVDNGFLRKIFEVRQALEPAAAAQAALRRTPLNIERMQYALNLMDKPHHTRKTYAEPDLVFHQEVLIASGNPFMQTFSSIIEACILNAFAISAPIDNDERFKRSINRHALVLAEIRDGNPNGAGQAMSEVIRESIENARFGLADAPVVISLPLDLEGTGQPLDN